The Psychromonas sp. MME1 genome window below encodes:
- a CDS encoding HDOD domain-containing protein produces MYSQQIDRINKQLLSDNIENSLLPIPENLMALRRLCHRLDSSIYDVELAVAKEPAFATYILKLGNSALYSTGKAASINLLSVIQRIGMHSVSQYALTFVLKNLHEQQFVSPDIAALLQENWRLAWDLSQQATQLYTQHRLSGSANVKKIDISDILLLGILQHTGRLAVLSDFSLQYQCGFSHREEEMSKRADLLNTRLLPLLFKHCGLPVNYAQLFTTVPDHKQPLHAMDYLFAAALLKAQEESQEKTAHYNLLLDNFNQAAIVKIAERLSHLQIITMEALNLESLPFTDL; encoded by the coding sequence ATGTATTCACAGCAAATTGATAGGATTAATAAGCAACTTTTATCAGATAATATCGAAAATAGCTTACTACCTATTCCTGAAAATTTAATGGCGCTGCGGCGTTTATGCCATCGCCTTGATTCATCTATCTATGATGTTGAATTAGCGGTTGCTAAGGAGCCTGCATTTGCTACCTATATACTTAAATTAGGGAATTCAGCCCTGTATAGTACGGGCAAAGCGGCGAGTATAAACCTGCTCTCGGTTATACAACGCATCGGAATGCATAGCGTTAGTCAATATGCACTCACATTTGTACTTAAAAATCTTCATGAGCAGCAATTTGTATCGCCTGATATCGCCGCTTTGTTACAAGAAAATTGGCGGCTTGCTTGGGATTTATCCCAACAAGCGACGCAACTCTATACCCAGCATCGTTTAAGCGGCAGTGCCAACGTCAAAAAAATAGATATTTCAGATATTTTATTACTGGGTATTTTACAACATACGGGGCGTTTAGCTGTGCTTAGCGATTTTAGTTTACAGTATCAATGTGGCTTTTCTCACCGTGAAGAGGAAATGAGCAAGCGTGCAGATCTGCTCAACACAAGGTTGTTACCTTTGTTGTTTAAGCATTGTGGATTACCTGTCAATTATGCTCAACTATTTACCACCGTCCCTGACCATAAACAGCCGTTACATGCCATGGATTACCTGTTTGCAGCCGCCTTATTAAAAGCGCAGGAAGAGTCACAAGAAAAAACAGCGCATTATAATCTGTTATTGGATAACTTTAACCAAGCAGCGATAGTTAAAATAGCGGAACGTTTGTCTCATTTACAGATAATAACAATGGAAGCGTTAAACCTTGAGTCACTCCCTTTTACAGACCTCTAG
- a CDS encoding cation:proton antiporter, with translation MDSILIIIFISLAIASVLNIVLKKFSVSHIIGYIITGTIISNIFDFNGSDDLNALELIGEFGIVFLMFTIGLEMSFSKLQKMKEVIFFNGFIQVTLSAVVIYIIASYIFLLNTTACIIISLAFSLSSTAIVLTYLKKSKDVVTPYGVKSVAILIFQDLAVIPILLLISFLANTELSLSDVLIKTFLSATLVIIFMFTLGKKIISWLLHFSSNAQLEELFLASVLAIVVGASLLAHAMGFTYSLGAFIAGMIIAESTFHVKVESDIASYKDLLLGAFFFSIGTKIDVLYFISNLYLVFAVLLFAMFIKAIIVYFLIRRKSSKSDALKSALALCQIGEFSFAIFSLASSYHLLSPELASFLILVTVLSMLITPFIVNNIYKLAALFVTEFFESDKITPISIENHTVICGFATLGQMTADQLQKEEINFLIISDNLQHVLKARTCGYRAYFGHLDKLPVLESLRIEQSANIILTMNTIRTKKIICQAVLNYYPDANLIVKVNTDEEVSEFSEFNIKSFVNAQHETARLLVGEAKLARGL, from the coding sequence ATGGACTCCATTTTAATCATTATTTTTATATCACTCGCCATTGCCAGTGTGCTAAATATTGTACTGAAAAAGTTTTCAGTCTCACATATTATTGGCTATATCATCACAGGTACAATCATCAGTAATATTTTTGATTTTAATGGCAGCGATGATCTCAACGCATTAGAGCTTATTGGTGAGTTTGGCATTGTATTTCTTATGTTCACCATCGGTTTAGAAATGTCATTTTCTAAATTACAAAAAATGAAGGAGGTTATTTTCTTTAATGGTTTTATACAGGTCACTTTAAGTGCTGTTGTTATCTATATTATCGCATCGTATATTTTTCTTCTCAATACAACCGCTTGCATTATCATCTCGCTGGCATTTAGCCTCTCATCGACGGCTATCGTTTTAACCTATTTAAAAAAATCAAAAGATGTCGTCACCCCCTATGGGGTAAAATCCGTGGCTATATTAATCTTTCAAGATTTAGCCGTTATCCCTATATTGTTACTCATCAGCTTTTTAGCCAATACCGAGTTGTCTTTAAGCGATGTACTAATAAAAACCTTTTTATCCGCTACCCTTGTTATTATATTCATGTTTACTCTCGGTAAAAAAATCATTTCATGGTTACTGCATTTCTCCAGTAATGCGCAACTAGAAGAGTTATTTTTAGCATCCGTATTGGCCATCGTTGTTGGCGCATCACTGTTAGCGCATGCGATGGGCTTTACATACTCATTAGGCGCATTTATTGCTGGGATGATCATTGCAGAGAGCACATTTCACGTAAAAGTAGAGTCCGATATAGCCTCCTATAAAGATCTTTTACTCGGGGCATTTTTCTTTTCCATTGGCACTAAAATCGATGTGCTCTATTTTATTAGCAATTTATATCTTGTCTTTGCTGTGCTGCTGTTTGCTATGTTTATTAAGGCTATTATTGTCTACTTCTTGATTAGAAGAAAATCGAGTAAAAGTGATGCCTTAAAATCAGCCCTTGCCCTCTGTCAAATTGGTGAGTTTTCCTTTGCTATTTTTTCATTAGCGAGTAGTTACCACCTTTTATCACCTGAACTCGCTAGTTTTTTGATACTCGTGACCGTGTTATCGATGCTAATAACCCCTTTTATCGTAAATAATATTTATAAATTAGCCGCCCTCTTTGTCACTGAATTCTTCGAATCCGATAAAATAACCCCCATTAGTATTGAAAATCATACGGTGATTTGTGGCTTTGCAACCCTTGGACAAATGACAGCGGATCAATTACAAAAAGAAGAAATTAATTTTTTAATTATATCCGATAACTTACAGCATGTTTTAAAAGCAAGGACTTGCGGTTATCGTGCCTATTTTGGTCACTTAGATAAGTTGCCTGTATTAGAATCCTTACGAATCGAACAATCTGCAAATATCATTCTCACGATGAATACAATACGTACTAAAAAAATAATTTGTCAGGCCGTATTGAATTATTACCCAGATGCAAATTTGATTGTAAAGGTAAATACTGATGAGGAAGTCAGTGAATTTTCAGAATTTAACATTAAATCTTTTGTCAATGCGCAGCATGAGACGGCACGACTCTTAGTAGGTGAGGCAAAACTCGCTAGAGGTCTGTAA